A single window of Candidatus Cloacimonadota bacterium DNA harbors:
- a CDS encoding UvrD-helicase domain-containing protein has translation MREDFSRELNPQQLGVVTDTEGPLLVLAGAGSGKTRSIIYRCAWLLKEKQVPPWNILVVTFTNKAARELQERLQNLLGFPVRSLWVGTFHHVCSRILRSEAASLPFGANFSIYDQDDQTSLLKKIYKEHNFDKQKYPLQRVLTRIGRYKNRLQLPEDLAPAIAADSRGKSWQDDFESAVLRIYTLYQQRLLLNQALDFDDILLYTAKLLQGNPAVRAKYSQMFRYVMIDEYQDTNQAQFEIVHQIARDHQRVCVVGDDDQAIYSFRGATIRNILEFEQDYRNVRSIRLEQNYRSTTSILDLANAIIRHNRRRHRKDLWSDLGQGEKPWLLNHQDETDEANQTAQMVAKLHAEGLPYGQIAVLYRTNAQSRVFEYAFMQQEIPHAIVGSLHFYQRKEIRDLLAYLAVLSNPADAESLLRVINEPPRGIGQTTVNRLLAHAARTRGTLYQALQNSAAIDEIGPGLKKKLGEFAAKLDDWRKLAREAPVLELVKELMDHLDLVNLYRQSKDPKDISRVENLIEFVNSVSEFSERWAEEHDQPPRLDDFLPFVALQTDMDRVDGGADSVRLMTLHNAKGLEFGCVFIVGLEDELLPHRMSMDSHESIEEERRLFYVGVTRAKTRLFLSYAKCRRLYDTFYYTKPSQFLQELDDSLFAGSNDQADFSPAPRSRPKTRHRITEKDKQFRIGQQVWHSEYGQGMVLSVDGTGPSARLTISFASGKLTKIIGTFVSTEPL, from the coding sequence ATGCGAGAGGATTTTTCCCGGGAGCTGAACCCCCAGCAGCTCGGAGTGGTAACCGACACAGAAGGCCCGCTTCTGGTTCTGGCGGGTGCCGGCAGTGGCAAAACCCGCTCCATCATCTACCGCTGCGCCTGGCTGCTGAAGGAAAAACAGGTTCCGCCTTGGAACATCCTGGTGGTAACGTTCACGAACAAAGCCGCCCGCGAACTGCAGGAGCGCCTGCAAAACCTGCTCGGCTTTCCCGTCCGCTCGCTCTGGGTGGGCACCTTCCACCACGTCTGCTCGCGCATCCTGCGCAGCGAAGCGGCCTCCCTGCCCTTCGGGGCCAACTTTTCCATCTACGACCAGGACGACCAGACCTCGCTGTTGAAAAAGATTTACAAAGAGCACAACTTCGACAAGCAGAAATACCCCCTCCAGCGCGTGCTAACCCGCATCGGCCGCTACAAGAACCGCCTCCAGCTGCCGGAAGACCTGGCCCCGGCCATCGCCGCGGACAGCCGCGGCAAAAGCTGGCAGGACGATTTTGAAAGCGCCGTCCTGCGCATCTACACTCTTTATCAGCAGCGGCTGCTGCTCAACCAGGCCCTGGATTTCGATGACATCCTGCTCTACACCGCCAAACTGCTGCAAGGCAATCCCGCCGTCCGGGCCAAATACAGCCAGATGTTCCGCTATGTGATGATCGACGAGTATCAGGACACGAACCAGGCGCAGTTCGAGATCGTGCATCAGATCGCCAGGGACCATCAGCGCGTCTGTGTGGTGGGTGACGATGACCAGGCGATCTACAGCTTCCGCGGCGCCACCATCCGCAACATCCTGGAGTTTGAGCAGGATTACCGCAACGTCCGCTCCATCCGCCTGGAACAGAATTACCGCAGCACCACCAGCATCCTGGACCTTGCCAACGCCATCATCCGCCACAACCGCCGCCGCCATCGCAAAGACCTCTGGTCTGACCTTGGCCAAGGCGAAAAACCATGGCTTCTAAACCATCAAGACGAGACCGACGAGGCGAACCAAACCGCCCAGATGGTTGCCAAACTCCACGCGGAAGGCCTCCCTTACGGCCAAATAGCTGTTCTCTACCGCACCAACGCCCAATCCCGCGTGTTTGAATACGCCTTCATGCAGCAGGAGATCCCCCACGCCATCGTCGGCAGCCTTCATTTTTACCAGCGCAAGGAGATCCGCGATCTGCTGGCCTATCTGGCCGTGCTCTCCAATCCCGCCGACGCCGAAAGCCTGCTCCGCGTGATCAACGAACCGCCCCGCGGCATCGGCCAGACCACCGTTAACCGCCTTTTGGCCCATGCCGCCAGAACCCGCGGCACCCTCTATCAGGCATTGCAAAACTCCGCCGCCATCGACGAGATCGGCCCCGGACTCAAAAAGAAGCTGGGGGAATTTGCCGCCAAGCTGGATGACTGGCGCAAACTGGCCCGCGAGGCCCCCGTGCTGGAACTGGTGAAAGAGCTCATGGACCATCTGGACCTGGTCAACCTGTACAGGCAAAGCAAAGACCCCAAGGACATTTCCCGGGTGGAAAACCTGATCGAGTTCGTGAACTCGGTGAGTGAGTTTTCCGAACGCTGGGCCGAGGAGCACGACCAGCCGCCCCGGCTGGACGATTTTCTGCCTTTCGTTGCCCTGCAGACAGACATGGACAGGGTGGATGGCGGCGCCGACTCCGTGCGGCTGATGACCCTGCACAACGCCAAGGGCCTGGAGTTCGGCTGCGTCTTCATTGTGGGCCTCGAGGACGAGCTGCTCCCCCACCGCATGAGCATGGACAGCCATGAATCTATCGAGGAGGAACGCCGGCTCTTCTACGTGGGCGTCACCCGCGCCAAAACCAGGCTGTTCCTCAGTTACGCCAAATGCCGCCGCCTTTACGACACCTTTTATTACACCAAGCCCAGCCAGTTTTTGCAGGAACTGGACGACTCCCTCTTTGCCGGAAGCAACGATCAGGCCGACTTCTCCCCCGCCCCGCGGTCCCGCCCCAAAACCCGCCACAGGATCACGGAAAAGGACAAGCAGTTCCGCATCGGCCAGCAAGTCTGGCACTCCGAATACGGCCAGGGCATGGTGCTCAGCGTGGACGGCACCGGTCCCTCCGCGCGTCTCACCATCTCGTTCGCCAGCGGCAAGCTGACAAAGATCATCGGCACCTTTGTGAGTACAGAGCCGCTCTGA